A single genomic interval of Streptomyces sp. NBC_00663 harbors:
- a CDS encoding transposase, translating to MAKAQRELSRKAKGSANREKARRKVARVHARIADRRRDVLHKLRLDSSVRIKRS from the coding sequence CTGGCGAAGGCGCAGCGTGAGCTGTCGCGCAAGGCGAAGGGTTCGGCGAACCGGGAGAAGGCCCGCCGTAAGGTTGCCCGTGTGCATGCGAGGATCGCCGACCGGCGCCGTGACGTCCTGCACAAGCTGCGACTCGACTCGTCCGTGAGAATCAAACGGTCGTGA
- a CDS encoding RNA-guided endonuclease TnpB family protein has protein sequence MIEDLSVRNLLKNGTLARAISDASWTQLRSMLEYKCAWYGRELVVIDRWFPSSKLCGACGTVRGKLPLNVRAWTCVCGAVHDRDVNAARNILAAGLAVSACGDGVRPQRESSRTGPSSVKQEPQRATTGIPRL, from the coding sequence GTGATCGAGGACCTGAGCGTCCGCAACCTGCTGAAGAATGGCACGCTCGCGCGTGCCATCAGTGATGCGTCGTGGACGCAACTGCGCTCCATGCTGGAGTACAAGTGCGCCTGGTACGGGCGTGAACTCGTCGTGATCGACCGATGGTTCCCCAGCAGCAAGCTGTGCGGGGCCTGCGGCACGGTCCGCGGGAAGCTGCCGCTGAACGTCCGCGCATGGACGTGCGTCTGCGGTGCGGTGCATGACCGCGACGTCAACGCGGCGCGTAACATCCTGGCCGCCGGGCTGGCGGTGTCTGCCTGTGGAGACGGTGTAAGACCTCAACGGGAGTCCTCCCGGACGGGGCCGTCGTCGGTGAAGCAGGAACCCCAGCGGGCGACCACTGGAATCCCCCGCCTTTAG
- a CDS encoding DoxX family protein, producing MLALGFVAAGLPKALARPSVKNEARHLGYSMGAFRVIGLLELAGAVGLVSGLRAKDAAKKTHRPNEALLGLDVHDEGVGMHTVVLHCGCGLRAL from the coding sequence CTGCTCGCCCTCGGCTTCGTCGCCGCGGGTCTCCCCAAGGCCCTCGCCCGACCGTCCGTGAAGAACGAGGCCCGCCACCTGGGCTATTCGATGGGCGCCTTCCGTGTCATCGGTCTGCTGGAGCTGGCCGGTGCGGTCGGACTGGTCAGCGGCCTGCGCGCCAAGGACGCCGCGAAGAAGACGCATAGACCCAACGAAGCACTACTAGGACTCGACGTACATGACGAGGGAGTCGGGATGCACACCGTCGTGCTTCATTGCGGCTGCGGCCTCCGGGCCCTGTAG
- a CDS encoding alpha/beta fold hydrolase — protein MRPEPTATLRHRTVEAPAGRLHLVEQGTGPLVLLVHGFPESWYSWRRQLPALAAAGYRAVALDVRGYGRSSKPAATDAYRMLDLVEDNVAVVRALGEDSAVIVGHDWGSNIASASALLHPEIVRAVGLLSVPYAPPGGPRPTDLFSRIGGPEQDFYVSYFQEPGRAEAEIEPDVRGWLAGFYAALSADTMPAQSEPDPHFVARGGQLRDRFPTGALPAWLSEDDLDVYAGEFERTGITGALNRYRNMDRDWEDLAPHQGAPIKQPSLFIGGTLDASTTWMSDAIDAYPTTLPALSASHLLDACGHWIQQEHPDEVNRLLTDWLATLQG, from the coding sequence ATGCGACCCGAGCCGACCGCCACGCTCCGCCACCGCACCGTCGAGGCCCCGGCCGGACGCCTGCACCTGGTCGAGCAGGGCACCGGTCCGCTGGTCCTCCTCGTCCACGGCTTCCCCGAATCCTGGTACTCCTGGCGCCGCCAACTCCCGGCCCTCGCCGCGGCCGGGTACCGGGCAGTGGCGTTGGACGTGCGCGGCTACGGCCGCTCCTCCAAGCCCGCCGCCACCGACGCCTACCGAATGCTCGACCTGGTGGAAGACAACGTCGCCGTCGTGCGCGCCCTCGGCGAGGACAGCGCGGTGATCGTCGGCCACGACTGGGGCTCCAACATCGCCTCCGCCTCGGCCCTCCTCCACCCGGAGATCGTCCGCGCCGTCGGCCTGCTGAGCGTCCCCTACGCGCCGCCCGGCGGTCCCCGCCCCACCGACCTCTTCAGCCGGATCGGCGGCCCCGAGCAGGACTTCTACGTCTCCTACTTCCAGGAACCCGGCCGCGCCGAGGCGGAGATCGAGCCCGACGTCCGGGGCTGGCTCGCGGGCTTCTACGCGGCCCTGTCCGCCGACACCATGCCCGCCCAGAGCGAGCCCGACCCGCACTTCGTCGCCCGCGGCGGACAGCTGCGCGACCGCTTCCCCACGGGGGCTCTCCCGGCCTGGCTGAGCGAGGACGACCTCGATGTCTACGCCGGGGAGTTCGAGCGCACAGGGATCACCGGCGCACTCAACCGCTACCGCAACATGGACCGCGACTGGGAAGATCTCGCCCCGCATCAAGGAGCCCCGATCAAACAGCCGTCCCTGTTCATCGGCGGCACCCTGGACGCCTCCACCACCTGGATGTCCGACGCCATCGACGCCTACCCCACCACCCTGCCCGCCCTGTCCGCCTCCCACCTCCTGGACGCCTGCGGCCACTGGATCCAGCAGGAACACCCCGACGAGGTCAACCGCCTGCTGACCGACTGGCTCGCCACCCTCCAGGGCTGA